Proteins encoded in a region of the Oscarella lobularis chromosome 17, ooOscLobu1.1, whole genome shotgun sequence genome:
- the LOC136197104 gene encoding uncharacterized protein: MQTLFLTGVFLLTQFSLSATEGYAPGTCRIFSDPFVNDFNGRRQTTPNRPQTLTLSEYTNRWKVEGVVSYSNQHHANILQDVVITLFDIDDNTIISIDSKKNVKISAKGDAQNVVTVPYVHVSRKGMGFRIFVGDPGVNEDIGIFVLLDNEVSIVWYNSLSNSDYSAVRINVSSKYMGRDLKGVCGIYNAITEGVGVRSEL; the protein is encoded by the exons ATGCAGACACTGTTCCTTACAGG tgtttttcttttgactcAATTCAGCCTCTCAGCTACCGAAGGATATGCTCCTG GAACGTGCAGGATTTTTTCGGATCCCTTTGTGAATGATTTCAACGGTAGACGACAAACCACCCCAAATAGGCCGCAGACGCTGACACTTTCCGAATACACTAACAGGTGGAAAGTTGAAGGAGTAGTGAGTTACAGCAATCAGCACCATGCAAATATCCTACAAGATGTAGTCATCACGCTATTTGATATCGACGATAACACAATCATTTCAATAGACAGCAAAAAGAATGTGAAG ATCTCGGCCAAAGGAGACGCTCAGAATGTCGTCACCGTTCCATACGTTCACGTGTCGAGAAAAGGGATGGGATTCAGAATTTTTGTTGGCGATCCTGGTGTCAATGAAGACATCGGAATTTTTGTTCTATTAGACAATGAAGTCTCAATTGTTTGGTACAACAGTCTGTCGAATTCTGACTACTCCGCCGTCCGCATCAACGTTTCAAGCAAGTACATGGGAAGAGATCTCAAAGGAGTTTGCGGAATATACAATGCAATAACGGAAGGGGTTGGGGTAAGGTCGGAATTGTAG
- the LOC136197601 gene encoding techylectin-like protein encodes MKDPGLSCRVTLWSEWSKCFPKTCKNSTQERKIISFFDPNDCPNLIKERTCNLTICTSRPRNPQSSCKATLDKGFDKSGVYTIDPKDGYDPFDVYCDMETDGGGWAVFQRREDGSVNFLRGRMEYKKGFGDLDKEFWLGLDKISRLTKSPQELRVDLSDFYGKSRYAQYETFQVGNEESGYVLKVGSYFGDAGDSLIPMHNEQPFSTIDSGPMQECAVRHKGAWWYNNCYYSNLNGKYYSKVPIGSEADGVAWSKWKGDRDSLKFTEMKVRPN; translated from the exons ATGAAA gaTCCAG GGTTGTCTTGCAGAGTCACTTTATGGAGCGAATGGAGTAAATGCTTTCCAAAG ACTTGCAAGAACAGCacacaagaaagaaaaataatcagCTTTTTTGATCCAAACGACTGCCCTAACCTTATTAAAGAGCGAACGTGCAATCTGACTATATGCACTAGCAGACCTAGAAATCCTCAAAGCTCGTGCAAAGCGACTCTCGACAAAGGTTTCGACAAAAGTGGCGTATATACTATTGATCCAAAAGACGGTTACGACCCTTTTGACGTGTATTGTGACATGGAAACTGATGGCGGAGGTTGGGCCGTGTTTCAAAGACGGGAAGACGGGTCTGTCAATTTCCTTCGAGGGAGGATGGAGTACAAAAAAGGATTCGGCGATTTGGACAAAGAGTTCTGGCTTGGTTTGGACAAAATTAGTAGACTGACCAAGTCTCCACAAGAACTTCGAGTTGACTTGTCAGACTTTTATGGCAAGAGTAGGTATGCTCAGTATGAAACATTTCAAGTGGGAAACGAAGAATCAGGGTATGTTCTCAAAGTTGGGTCGTATTTTGGCGATGCTGGTGACTCTTTGATACCAATGCACAATGAGCAGCCTTTTAGCACAATCGATTCAGGCCCAATGCAGGAATGTGCCGTAAGACATAAGGGTGCTTGGTGGTATAATAACTGTTACTATTCGAATCTGAACGGAAAATATTACTCGAAAGTTCCCATAGGCTCTGAAGCTGATGGTGTCGCCTGGAGTAAATGGAAAGGGGATCGTGATTCACTGAAGTTTACCGAAATGAAGGTTCGTCCAAACTAG